DNA from Candidatus Cloacimonas acidaminovorans str. Evry:
CTCCGCTGTTTGGAGGGTTTGGAGGGTAGGTAGGTTGTGTATGGAAGCAACCATGTCCGTGGCTGTAAATTTATCCATTTCTAACTCTTAAGTATTCTGCAAGATCAAGGACTATGCCCTGGAACTGCTTAAGCAGGGTCTCGTATCCTTTCTCAATCATGAAGTCGGTAACCTGATCCAGGAAGCGTACGATATAGTCGTTCAACTCCTTGGATGGCTGCCGATCCTTCTGATCCTGCTTCATCATGCTCACCAGGCTTTGGATGGCTGTGTCGGCAGGATTCTTGGCATACTCCCGGAGCGCTTGAATGAGTGCCTTCTTGCGGGCGATGGCGATCTCGTGGTCGAGTTGGTTCTCTTCTTTAAAGAGCTCGTCCCACTTACCGCTCTTGATCCACTTGCGGACGGTGATATCGGAGACTCCGAAGATCACCGCCAGCTCAGTGGGTTCGGTCTTACCGTTCAGATAGGCTTCTTTGCAGTTGTCCCGCTTGATGCGGAACTCACGGCTATTACTCATACTCAGGGCGTACCTTGTGCTTTGTCAGGTAGTCGTTCAAGTCTTTTCCGGCACAGCGCAGCTGTCCGTTATCTTTGGTTCTAAAGGCAGGCAGAGGATCGAGGATATCCCTGATCCAGCGATATACGCTGGAACGGTCAACCCGGAGGATATCGGCTATCTCATCGGGACGGTAGTTGCGTTCATCGTTGAAGATACTCATTGTCTCTAAAACCTCTGCAGTTTTGGTATTCATAGGTGCCATTATTCATTCTCCTGTACTTTTATCAAATTGAGATGCATTACCTTGCCACTGTTTCTTACAGAGAAGGGAAGTTAAGGATAATCTGGCAGAACTTGCCTGATTCGTCACGTTCATAGAAGTTGATGTACTGCTTGGTAGCAACTACCTGGATGGCCTGGTCGATCAGCTCCATAGCTTCCTTCCAGGTTTGATCCTTGATGTTGTAGCGGCGCAGGCGCAGGATACGGTATTTGGCGATTTCACCTTTCTTATCGACCTGAAATGCCTCGCTGATGATGGCTCGGAGGTTGACATTGGAGTCGGCTGACCAGGCTTTGATGCACTCATCGATCTTCTGCTTGGCAAGTTGGAGTTCGATGCCGAACTGGATGCGTTCCTTGAATCTGATCTCAACTCTATATTTGCCGTCAAAGCTGTTGAGGACGGCATTGCCCTTCCAATCCAGTCCGTTCTTTTCGGCTACCTGCTGGAGATAGAGCTCCACATCTTCAAAGAACTGGTTCTTATCTGCTACTATGCGGTCATGCAGCTTGATCGCCCGGTTAATGGTCTTGGTTACGATGGCATCCTGCTTGAGGATCTCCGGCCTGATGATTGAGACCGGGATGCTCTGTCCGTTAGCGTCAACTCTGGTGGGAATGGGCTTCTTAGCCCTGGGGGTTTTGGGGGTGTCCATTAGATATCTCCTTCTTGGTTGTATTTTTGGTTTTCTTTTCATTCTGTTTGATGTAGTTCTGCAGCATAGCGATGACCGCCCTGCGTTCCTTCTGGTTGAGTAGGTTCCAGTGGCTTTTGGAATAGTGTTGGATGGTAAATGCCCGTAGCTGGGACTCGGTCCAGCCCGCAGTCTTCATGAGATAGAACATATACTTGCCCTGACGGTCGAAAGTAAAGATTTGGGGTCTGCCATGCTTACGGTACTTAAGCAGGAGTGCCTTCAACTCAATTAAGCGATCCTCCGGCAAAGCCCTAAGTGATTCGCCATAGCCCAAGCCCTTGATGATGAACTTGAATGCTTCAAGCGGCCAGTGGAACTTCTTGACCCGGAGGCCATGTATCTCTTGGCGTAGTTTTCGTTCTCGCTGTTCCTGAGTCATAGAATGCCCTCGCTCTTTACTTGTGGTTAGTAGTTTTGGTAGTTTTTTTACGGCGTCTCTGAGGCCGAATGCCGCACTCGGCCCGCTTCTCGCTAATGATGCCTTTCTTGATCACCGAGCCGACTTTGCAGATCATGTTTATGTCCTTGGTATAATAACCTGACTTACATATACCCACCGCATCGACTGAGATCAGTGCCTCCAGGTACTTAAAGGCCCACTGGCGGCTGCGCTGCATCTTGGAGGCCAATTGTCGGATGCTCTTTATTTGGTTCTTTTCAAGCAGGAAGCAGATATCCTGGCAGGCTTTAAGGTCGAATGCCCAGTTACCGCAGTAAATGGTTGCTACATTGATATTATAGCGACCCCGGTTGGTTACATAGATATCCTCGTATTTGGATACCTTGCGGATCACATTGCCTGTAAGGAGTTGGTTAAGGCGCTCCTGAACCACATCCCGGTCTACTCCGGTGCACTCACAGATCAGATCTAAGTTGAAGTAGCTGACGAAGCGGTCTACGAAGTGGTCGATTATAATGCTTTGCTCGTTCATAATGCCCCCTAAATATGGTTCATGGCTGGGATGGGATTGATTTTACTTCTGACTTCAAGCATGTGCATGATCTTGATGGCTTTCCTAAGGTTCCCGGCTGCGTTGAAGTGGATGTAATTGACCAGGGACTCCGGGCAGGGAATATTCATCAGTTCGGTGCCCAACATTCTAATATCATCCTTGCTTACCGCTTCGAACTCGTAGAAGTAGTTACAGCGGTCAAAGTAGTAAGCATTAATCTGGTTAAGCCTATCCATGGCGTTCTGCATGCCTACCAGGATCACCACTGCTAATGTCTCATCCACCAGATCTCTGACCGATCCGAGTAACTGAGGATAGCGGAAGGCGTAGTCGATCTCATCAATGATGATGACGGTATCCTCATTATCGAGGAGCAGTTGGATACATTGCTTGTAGATGTTGTTGGTAGTACCCACGGGGAGATAATCACCCCTCCCCAGGCTTCTGTACAGGTTCTGGAGCAGTTCCTTGGCGAAGGTCTTGGGAGTGGTTGTAGCTTCCAGTCTGATATACACATATCCTCGGGCATAGGCAGCACGGCTGGCATAGGTGGTCTTGCCGAGGCCGGGTCTGCCATACAGCATGCCCAGTCCCACCATCTCCAGTCGGGGACGCTTAAGCAGGAAGTCAATGCACTCATCGGCTTTCCGGACATTGTGGATCGGGACAAGTTTACCTTGCTTCATTTATTCCTCCTTATTTGATTCCGATCGTTTTAAGCATTTTCTTGAACTCCTCATTGTCGAAGGGATCGAACTCGCTTGATCCTTCGATAACAGCTTGATTTTGATTGGTGTTGGTCTGTTCAGGTTGACTGGCAGCTATTGCTTTCTCTTGTTCGATTACTATCTGTTCCAGCCTGGCAATCTCCTCTTCTGGACCCGGGGCGGGAGCTTCGATCATAGGTGCTTGAAGGAAGGTAGGATTGTTATCAGCGGGGATCTCGTTCATATAGCTCTTGAGCAGCTTATCTACCGATTCCTGATTACTGCGCACAAAGCTCTGGGTCCGCTGTTCGGTCAGCTGCTGCAGCTTCTTGATCTGGGCATATTCCTGGCGATATTCCTTATGCGATTTGCTGTTCTGCATATCGGCCTGGATGAACGGATGCTGAGCCTGGCGCAGAGAAGCCTGGCAGATAAAGACATCCGCCTCGTCATAGACCAGTACCCATCTCGCATCAGCCAGATCGTATCTGATCACCACCGGCTTACCTATGTGATCCACTAGGGCAGGATGCCAATACTTCAGTTTGTTCAGCACGATGCCCTCGTTGCGGATGGCTTTACGTTCTACACTCAACATCATAAAGTTGAGCTGAGAGGGATTGACCAGCCTATCCTGCGGCTTGGGAGCCGAGTTGAACACCTCCCAGGGTTTGCGGTTATCCAATCCCCGGTGAGGGGTGATACCATATACATATCTGATATAGTAGCCGATCATCTGCATCGCTTCTTCAGTAGTGGGTGGCTCGCAGGTATATAGCTTCTTGATCCACTTCTCGTTACGCATCAGAGTGGCAGGTTTATCGGCTATATTGGCTCCCCGGAAGCTGCTGATGAAGCGTTCAAACTGCTCCTGGAAGGTCCGGAAAAACCGCTCGATGATCTTGGCTTTGGCATTGTAGCTTTCGGCGAACTGAGCTCTGATTCCTAACTTGGGGAAGATGCCACCTAATTCCTTGGCCAGGTCATGCCCTTCCCACTGCTCGTGGAACAGCTTGCTCTTGAAGGCCTTGCCATTATCAAGATAGACATACTGAGGCAGGGCTCCCCAGTTGAGGAAGCCATTGCGGAAGGCAGCTTGGATGTGCTGGCTGTCCTCGGTGAAGGCGAGAGTGGCACCCACTGGATATCGGGATGCCCAGTCGAAGACCATGATCATAGTCATGCGTTGTGCTTTCCCAGTCTTGGGATTGAGGATATCGAAGGCCAGGGTATGTCCATCGGCTACCCAGACTTCGCCCACACTCAGCAGTCTGCTGTCCCGGTGGATGGTCTTAATGATGTGCTCAGCTACGAACTTGCTGCCCCGCCTGGCTTGCTCCCACATTGCCAGGTTGTCATCCCGCCACTCTTCGACCCAGCGTCTAAGCGTTGGTACCGAACTGGGTGAGTCGATCAGTCCGGACTCGGCTTTGGCTTTTAGGAACTTGAGAGCACTGCCGATGCTGATCCGGTTGGGATGCAGCAGGATCGCCAGCAGCACCTTGCCTTCCAGTTCGGTGATCTTACGTTGCCGTTTCTGATAGCGGTTGCCATGCAGGAGGGCATACATATCCTGCTTGCTCTGTTCATATCGTTCCAGCCAGATGCGTAAGGCCCGTTCAGTTCGCTTTCCTTTCAAAGCATAGAGTTCCGGAGCCAGGCTACCGTTATTGTATTCCTTAGTGAGCAGTTCCCACTCCCGTCCTTTGGACTCGCTATGCTGGAGCCGCTCCAGCACCGTGGTGCAGAAGTAGCCCATCAGCTTGGCTTCGTTATCGCATTTGACTGGTACCCGCTCTTGAGGAGTAAAGTCGATGAACTCATCCTCAGGATCATTGGGAGCGCTTGGCTCATCTTCCAGAACGATACTGTCGTCAAGTATGTTGCTATCAGTCGCTGTGACAGCCGGAACTGGCACTAGTTCCGATTTTGGTTTGATCTCCTGGTCTTTCCCAATCTGGTTGAGCAAATCCTGCTTACCCTTCCAATCAGGATAGATGCTCTGATAGAGCTCCGCGTAGGTCAGGGGATCGATTTCATCATAGATGCTCATGCTTGTCCTCCTCGCTGTATTTGTAGATCAAAGCGCTGTGCAGGTCTTTGCCATCCACCTTGAGAGTGATCTCAATAAAGCCGGCAGGCACCAGGTTCCTGGCCCGGCAGTCTGCCATCTCCTTGATATATAAGGAAGGCTCGGTCAGCAGGAAGGTCTTCATAACCTTATAGCCATCCTGCTCGACCAGATGCTTGTGCACTTCGATTCGGTTGCGCTTGATATAGCGCCATACGGTGCGGGTGGAGCAGCTCATCAACTCCGCTGCCCGCTCCACGGTCAGCCAGACTGACCTAATCTTGTTCTTGCTCATGTTCAGCCTCTGCCAATAATTCTCTGGTACCGGTAAGACCACTGTGACACTTCCACTCCGGTGGCGTGTCACAGAGGTCAAATAATCTGTCACAGTGGTAGCCTTTTTCTGTCCTGGCGATCTGTCACAGCGTTCAACGTATCTACTGATCAGCATCGGCGGCTTTTTTCTCCGATGGGAAGGGTGTGTGACACCTCCACTCCGGTGGCGTGTCACAGAGGTCGGATAATC
Protein-coding regions in this window:
- a CDS encoding MerR family transcriptional regulator, whose translation is MSNSREFRIKRDNCKEAYLNGKTEPTELAVIFGVSDITVRKWIKSGKWDELFKEENQLDHEIAIARKKALIQALREYAKNPADTAIQSLVSMMKQDQKDRQPSKELNDYIVRFLDQVTDFMIEKGYETLLKQFQGIVLDLAEYLRVRNG
- a CDS encoding helix-turn-helix domain-containing protein; protein product: MAPMNTKTAEVLETMSIFNDERNYRPDEIADILRVDRSSVYRWIRDILDPLPAFRTKDNGQLRCAGKDLNDYLTKHKVRPEYE
- a CDS encoding DUF3164 family protein: MDTPKTPRAKKPIPTRVDANGQSIPVSIIRPEILKQDAIVTKTINRAIKLHDRIVADKNQFFEDVELYLQQVAEKNGLDWKGNAVLNSFDGKYRVEIRFKERIQFGIELQLAKQKIDECIKAWSADSNVNLRAIISEAFQVDKKGEIAKYRILRLRRYNIKDQTWKEAMELIDQAIQVVATKQYINFYERDESGKFCQIILNFPSL
- a CDS encoding ATP-binding protein; protein product: MKQGKLVPIHNVRKADECIDFLLKRPRLEMVGLGMLYGRPGLGKTTYASRAAYARGYVYIRLEATTTPKTFAKELLQNLYRSLGRGDYLPVGTTNNIYKQCIQLLLDNEDTVIIIDEIDYAFRYPQLLGSVRDLVDETLAVVILVGMQNAMDRLNQINAYYFDRCNYFYEFEAVSKDDIRMLGTELMNIPCPESLVNYIHFNAAGNLRKAIKIMHMLEVRSKINPIPAMNHI
- a CDS encoding Mu transposase C-terminal domain-containing protein, which encodes MSIYDEIDPLTYAELYQSIYPDWKGKQDLLNQIGKDQEIKPKSELVPVPAVTATDSNILDDSIVLEDEPSAPNDPEDEFIDFTPQERVPVKCDNEAKLMGYFCTTVLERLQHSESKGREWELLTKEYNNGSLAPELYALKGKRTERALRIWLERYEQSKQDMYALLHGNRYQKRQRKITELEGKVLLAILLHPNRISIGSALKFLKAKAESGLIDSPSSVPTLRRWVEEWRDDNLAMWEQARRGSKFVAEHIIKTIHRDSRLLSVGEVWVADGHTLAFDILNPKTGKAQRMTMIMVFDWASRYPVGATLAFTEDSQHIQAAFRNGFLNWGALPQYVYLDNGKAFKSKLFHEQWEGHDLAKELGGIFPKLGIRAQFAESYNAKAKIIERFFRTFQEQFERFISSFRGANIADKPATLMRNEKWIKKLYTCEPPTTEEAMQMIGYYIRYVYGITPHRGLDNRKPWEVFNSAPKPQDRLVNPSQLNFMMLSVERKAIRNEGIVLNKLKYWHPALVDHIGKPVVIRYDLADARWVLVYDEADVFICQASLRQAQHPFIQADMQNSKSHKEYRQEYAQIKKLQQLTEQRTQSFVRSNQESVDKLLKSYMNEIPADNNPTFLQAPMIEAPAPGPEEEIARLEQIVIEQEKAIAASQPEQTNTNQNQAVIEGSSEFDPFDNEEFKKMLKTIGIK